Within the Planctomycetia bacterium genome, the region GGGCGAGCCGCTTCGACATGGACCGCTTCGGTGCCGGCGCCTTCCGGGCCACGCCGCGGCAGGCCGACCTGATGATCGTGGCCGGCACGGTCACCTACAAGATGGCCAGCCGCGTGCGCCGGCTCTACAACCTGATGCCCGATCCGAAGTACGTGATCGCCATGGGTGCCTGCACGACCGGCGGCGGCCCGTACTTCAAGTGGGGCTACCACGTCGTCAAGGGCGTTGATCTCGTCGTCCCGGTGGACGTCTACGTTCCCGGCTGCCCGCCGCGGCCCGAGAGCCTGCTCGAGGGTCTGATGCGAATCCAGGACAAGATCCTCGGCCAACGGATCGCACGGCAGAAGGGGGGCGACGGCAAGGTCGCCGACGAACTCCCGGTGCCGCACCATTCCGGCTACGTCGCCCCGGCTGTGACGAGCAGTGAGCTCGTCTACGACCACCAGAAGGTCCAGGCCTGATCCCGTTTCCCTCTCCGACACGTCTCCCCGCCATGACAACCCCCGCACGCGACACGCTCGTCATCAAGAACCTCCATGTCTCCGTCGAGGGACAGGAGATCCTCAAGGGGGTGGACCTGGAGATCGGCCGCGGCGAGGTCCACGCCCTGATGGGCCCCAACGGCTCCGGCAAGAGCACGCTCGGCTATGCGATCATGGGGCATCCGTCCTACGAGGTGACGGCCGGCTCGATCGAGCTCGTCGCCGCCGACGGCACCCGGCACGACCTCCTCGCCATGGAGCCCGACCAGCGGGCCCGGGCGGGCGTGTTCCTCGCCTTCCAGCGGCCGATGGCGATTCCCGGCGTCCGGCTCGCCGAGTTCCTTCGCCATGCGGTCACGAACGTCCGCAACCCGGACCGCAAGGAGGGGCACGAGCTGATGCCGATGAAGGACTTCCGTTCCGAGCTCAAGGCGAAGATGGGCGAACTGTCGATGGACACGGATTTCGCGCGGCGGTACGTCAACGACGGCTTCTCCGGCGGCGAGATGAAGCGGGCCGAGATCCTCCAGCTCGCCATGCTCAAGCCGCGGTTCGCGATCCTCGACGAGACCGACAGCGGCCTCGACGCCGACGCCGTCCGCCTCGCCAGCCAGAGCATCGCCCGGATCGGCAGCGGCGCCGCGCCGGGGAGCGCGGAGATGGGGATTCTCATCATCACCCACCACGAGCAACTGCTCGAGCACAACATTCCGCTGCGGACGCACGTCATGCTCGGCGGCCGAATCGTCGAGTCGGGCGGCCCGGAACTCGCCGCCGAACTCCACAAGCGCGGCTACGAGCGGATCCGGGCGGCCTACCCCGATGCCGCGGCGGCCGAGCGGGCCATGGATGAGAAGCGGACCCCTTCCCGAGAACCCGTCGGCGCCTGACGCGACACAGAACCAGGAGCACCACCATGTCGGCCGGCCTCGACGAATCCTCGACCCTCGCCCTCGGCGAGATCAACAAGTACGACTTCCGCACCGACTCCCCGGCCGTGTTCAAGGCCCGGCGCGGGATCGACGC harbors:
- a CDS encoding ABC transporter ATP-binding protein, which encodes MTTPARDTLVIKNLHVSVEGQEILKGVDLEIGRGEVHALMGPNGSGKSTLGYAIMGHPSYEVTAGSIELVAADGTRHDLLAMEPDQRARAGVFLAFQRPMAIPGVRLAEFLRHAVTNVRNPDRKEGHELMPMKDFRSELKAKMGELSMDTDFARRYVNDGFSGGEMKRAEILQLAMLKPRFAILDETDSGLDADAVRLASQSIARIGSGAAPGSAEMGILIITHHEQLLEHNIPLRTHVMLGGRIVESGGPELAAELHKRGYERIRAAYPDAAAAERAMDEKRTPSREPVGA